In the Hevea brasiliensis isolate MT/VB/25A 57/8 chromosome 8, ASM3005281v1, whole genome shotgun sequence genome, atcttggagaaaacagtgagcaattctcgaaaagattggtctgtcaaactagatgatgctttatgggcatataggactgcttacaaaacccctataggaactactccctttaggttggtgtatggtaagtcttgtcatttgcctgtggagctagaacatagagcatattgggccattcagaccttgaattttgatctcaagcaagctggtgaaaagaggctattgcaacttaatgagcttaaaaaattgaggatggatgcttatgaaaatgcccgtatttataaagaaagaactaaagtttggcatgataagcatcttaggaaaaaggaattcaaagagggtgattcagttttgttgttcaactcaagattgaaattattccctggaaaacttaaatcaaggtggactggtccatatagggtttctaaggttttcccttatggagcgattgaaatttggagtgaaaaatctgagaattttaaggtcaatgggcatagattgaaacattacataactggagacccaataaagggagcaagttGTTACAAGCTTTCTAATCCCTCACCTCTCTttagtgaaatgcatgaagagtccagctaaggactataaattagccctcttgggaggcatcccaagttcttttatttttctctttgttgatttacttttatttgcattgcttttgtttttatcttaaatctccccgaattcaatttttgacattgttgaatcttgtcccttgtagatgtatttcaatggaggaaggttggtgaactgctggggaatGACTCTTAATctgaaattttgtccttcaattcTTCCAAGATTGATTCATTTTcattgcataacctgtgcaggtctGTTTCTTAGTTTatgcagaaaaaaaaaatgaaatttacagCAAAGAAGGGTCTGCAGCACATAGCTTATGTTTCtttgtgaggttgggtgtgtaacttttaaatatttgtgcttataatgttaatataatggtaagtgggtcatttttgtagtttGAGCTTAGTTGGGTTGTGAGATTCAAGGTGgacatactgcattttcttggcataacttggggagtccattctcatttgtggatagatgcaactttatgcagattttattgagtcttaatgtgctaaatgttgatttgcagaatttgaattGAAATGGCATGATTCACAAATGCCTCTTATGCAAAACTCACTTCTACAAGCTTGTTTGATGCAATTGTGATGAATTTTGTATATGTTGATGTGTTTTTtgtgataatttctcatgatttatgcttaaTAGAATTACATTTCTGCATTCTAGTATatttttcaaacttacaattcattttcaattgtaatctcaatcttgttaaattgtgcataagtaactgcatagcttatgcagctttTAGATCACAAATTTTGCCATTTTCTCATCTTGCTAAAAACTGCATAagaatgtgcatagcttatgcaatcctgcataaccacaattcttgccatttttcatctctgttgcaaactgcataataaggatgtgcatagcttatgcaattctgcatagccacatttttgtcaaatttcatatctgccgaaacttgcataagtgtgtgcatgacttatgcacttctgcatgaccacaaATTCTGGAAACCCAAAACCTgctgagacttgcataaggagaacGCATAGCTTATGTACTTCTGCATGATCACAAATTCTGAAaacccaaaacctgccgagacttgcataaggagagcgcatagcttatgcacttctgcatgaccacaaATTTTGGAAATTCAAAACCTGCTGAGACTTGCATAAGgtgtgtgcatgacttatgcacttccgcatgaccacattCCCTACACTTCCATTAATAgtcgaaacctgcataagagagtgcataacttatgcacactcattctccccttatgcagttttacacAAGTCCTGTGCAAATCAAAAATTTTTTCGGCATCCACtttcccacctccacttcccgtcTTTTCTGTTCACGCCTGTCCCTCCACGTCCATTTATTCCGGCATTACTCTTCCCCTTCTTTTCCACTCCTCTTTTCGCCCCCCTTTACCCTAACGCCCCTCTGTCTCTTTTACTTTCTCCATCACCTCTTCCATTTCCATCGTCGACAATCCCATGGACTCACCTCCTCATTCTCCTCAAACCTCCCCTCTCCAAGTCTCGCCCTTGGCAATGCGGCCTCCAAACCCTGATTCGCCTCCACAACAAACCCCTCCACCGCCTTCCACAACCACCTATAAGAGGAAAATCAGGTCAAAATCCACCCGACCCATGGCTTCTGCACCACCTCTTGCAAAACGCACAGAACCACCCACCACTCCACTATCAGAGCCTCCACCTAAAAACCCCAAAACTTCAACCTCCACACGACATGAGGCTGGCGTTTCTACCTCTACCCCACAGGCTaaatcaccctcttccagcaaaaagcaaatGTCAGCAGCATCACAGGTATCAAAACTACCTTGGCCCCTTCCTGATGCAGCTCACAAGGCAGcctttaagagacttaaggaaAGGAGGGTGCAACCTACAAGGTACATTTCTGTGGATGCCCTCCAATCagttggtttatttgataatgttgttGCCTACCTTGATGGTTTGGGTTGGATGGagtttgtgcataagcaagaaatagtttatccagctctagttttggaatttatttcctcattctctattaccctgaaattgcatgagatagattacaagccaactatgaaatttagatgtttggggcaaaatagagagctatcattggaccaatttcatagcatttttggattTGCAATTGATGGACTATTTAGGGTACCAtgtacaggggtagaggtagcaaacaaaggtgtttggaatgctgctcagttttggaggattatcacaaaccaacctcagactttttctgTTGGCAAATCcaaaacctctcaaatactagaccctgcacttagatttatccataggcttattgctagcactatcttgggcagagggactagttctggtgctgttggaaaatctgaattgttcatactatggtgtgcttttcacaaagttAAAGTTTCTCCTAgttacttcttttgtgagcatgtgttacatattgccaccaaatccataggtgacatagtcatgggtgggctcataactgttatagccaagcattttggttttaatccagaagagcatcctctaccagcactttcagacactctatattttgatgctacacacctgtccaaaactggattcagtttgccaccttCTGACACTACACAACCAGCAGTAGACACAAGACCCACTGAACAACCAGAGGCACGATCTGTCCCACTAGCCCAACAGCATTATGCTGAACCTACACCACCCACTTTGTCTACACAGGACATCCCAGCAGATTCTGCACAGCCTACACCTTCTACAGCTGGACCCTcttcatccacagcacctcctcccttcaacactaaagccttattcacatatcttgaaaggcttagtgatgatatatattttGTGGATAGAAAGCTTGAATCTGGTtttgataccctcaaggatcgtcatgatcaactctttgattttgtcatggaaaccagagataagcagaaagaattaaaggagatgatgaagcagctcatggtttttctgggaatgccacctccacctccatcacctcctccagaaccATCACTTTGACAGCAGCCAGCTCCAACCAGTCCCTTAGCagcatctttggacaagggcaaaacaatagaattagATTAGTCTTTATTTTGATTCTGTACAAACTTCTAGGAGTTTTTCCTTTTTGGATGTGctgaaacaattttagtttgccttgaattctgtttttcttgaagttttattggatggctactccattagtttttcattgacTTTCATggcctttactgcccttttgtgcatacttgtccatatattgtatatatttgcatgcttctactggtggttgcacatttttccttgctactcattatgcagcagcttttgaatatactgcacaggctgtgaaaccccttatgcaaatgttttgcatagcctgtgcagtcctttaTGCCACTCATGCATAACTGCACAGCTTATGCATcctccttatgcacctgttctgtatagcattttattctgcataacctgtacagcttcttatgcatcaccattaTCTCTTGAActctcatctgctctataccaggtaactctttctttttgctcttaaatttcactaatcctggttattccctttactttgagttttgataatacactgcttgagacattgaggacaatgtccaattttgagtttgggggtgcacattttgatttttgctacattttttacattttgagtataggaacatctcaccccattccatttacatatattgtaaatattttacatatacatccatacatacatatacataatacattcacacacacattatacatcacttagaaattgtacacattgcacacaaatagacttcctttatttagttaatgcattactcatttttaggaatcatgcatcatgcattaaaatcttttgccaaatcccttgagtattgaaaagttgcctatgagagtgatttgacttacctttagttaggtttgtggattgaaagtttcctaagaggtgcaaagttttgaagtgtctaacccttgcctatatcttcttagccaaaaagccacccaactagtcctttagagattggaatgtttagaaggagttattggatataaggtagtcaaatgatgtctcaccaatcctagaacaaattttctaaacctttcaaggtgaaatactagcttgtacttgaaaagagagatgattaggtatTCTttaatttaaaccttctcattttaaacctttggcccttttcctaattaaaattgacccttgcaaacccctttgagcctttttattcctaatttttcttgaaacccttattgctacctagccaatgaaccaaacactccaacccttttcatgagaataattatttataacattaggtacatataaaaaaaaaaaagagaaaaaaaaagaaaagaaaaaaatacaataaaagggagaagaaatgcttgtcatcttgtaaaagtgctagtatatgtgcttttcactattgtcattcaaaatgaaagaaatccacccaaagtattaaaagaaatgagtttgggggtggcaattttagggacaatcatcaaaagaaaatgcaagatacaagtttaaagtatcaaagtgtccctccattttttatgtgttttgtaaaatatgctagcacttgacaatcctcattgtgtatttctctcccccatataaatataaaaatagagagaaaaaaaaatatataataaaataagaagtgtaccttatgttgtcaagattgaaaatattctcatgctttgaatcctttttacccatttttcttcttagcctcattttgaaccccatggccccattacatccctaaaaagacctttgatctcttgatagtatttgctacattagtggagataggagtagggaatttgcctatgggattggaaaattatccattcattcatttaattccatcattctatatagagacactttgactattgattgttctagaattccttttgagcatgactctctcttttgattcgttggtttgagaattttgattgataattgacttgatggctaagcggtaaaagtttggataagcattaaattctttgcatttttgaaggatgggtatatggattgttggtatggctaaaggtatgttaagttactttaataggtgattttcatagctctttggataaggcacccctgaaaattgcattacattttaaagtttgcttgaggacaagcaaaagcttgagtttgggggtatttgatgcatacattttgcataatcatttaggtttaatttcatagctattttatttaattattagtcacttttagctaatttcattagttatttagttagtttttcataattgtcaattttggattaatttgtaaattttactttgttttgtaggaaaaatggtgtttttgaaggactaaaaagaaattttacttttgaggaaTGATTTctgcagccaaagatgtcaaaaacaagtttcaaagttgaagtatgcattggccaaattgcgcataacttgccgcataagttatgcagatctgcataaggagaagaaacactgttccaatacctgtcgaattgtgcataagttgccgcataacttgtgcagattcgtgcctcccttatgcagcctcacagaattgtgcataacttatgcgcttggtcatgcagtttcgcataagagaGCCAGAAACCAGTCGAAAATTGCATAAGGGActacatgacttatgcagtccacttatgcagtcccacaaagacttcattaatgagctggcagaagattctctCAGAAAAtctcacctcaaacacaccattttagggctccatgtcagaaaaagttataaatagCCCCTTATTCCATTTTAGAAAAGGAGAAGAAAGAGAGGAAGAAAAGGGAAAGGAGCAGGCAGCAGCTAGAGAGTCACAATCatctcccacaccatttccaaccagatttggagatttctttcttttcttacatttttcctacctttctagtattgggtttcttgtttcttagcttagattaaagctttaattCCATATTAaatcagaatatcttgtaaatattatggatagtgagtagttttactttgattatggagtaagggatgtaatatttgagatattttgtggatattgattgggtaatccatattttgtggtcttaatgagttttattcatttcttatgtgctcaatgacatgcttagtgtaggatcccattaagtgatgttcttaatccataatTGAGGCAcagaaaggagaaaaccttgtgatagataatcaagaaattggatttaattaacttagatctaggaaTAGACTAagaattaagaggattcacagattaattaaagaacctaatgggtcttaattaactctaactccacgaaagtaggattaaattgattaaggcactctttgtcccacttgaaaggtattcaaaggatttaagaattaatctccttaaaacccgtaagttcctcaatattggataaccaatttgaaatatcaaaatagcttgaatatgaactcccgaactccgaaatcgcctttttatcattgttaatttctaattgaatttaatcacttgccattttaaatcttgccatatttgaatttgcttattttaatttgatgcaaatttagttaaatctctacatagttgaatagattattaattttacacatatagatttcatactccaatacccatcaatttattgctttaatttcaaaaatagttcaatttagtcaactttttatatcaaaaattcaatcatttgggaacgatatcttttctatattacttataCAACCCGTACACTTGCGGTTAGGCCACATCATATATgtgattattttataatatattagaTACAACTGTGATGAATTTAAAGGTTTTTGATATTTcacacaaaattaaaaattttaaatataatcagGATTTGACTTAATTGTTTAACATTTTTTGCCCAATTAGCCTTTAATtaaaagtgtgtgtgtgtgtgtatatgcgcgcgcgcacacacacaAAAGGGCAAGGCAATGAGATGTTAAAAGCCATGGAAGGCTACTGAGAGTATTGTTAGATCTGATTAATCAGAAAAGAAAGAGATTAAGTGAAATATAACCTGAACAACTGAATTGAACATCTAATTATCATACTCATCCCAACCAAAAGCAGTTCTCCATTCAGAAATGAATTGAAAAACTGTTTTGGTGGACAAAGACCCCAAATATCCTCATCCATATAGGGAACAAGGATGCCTAAGCACATACAATCATACAATATCGGAAACAAACAAACATCTCCTCTACCAAA is a window encoding:
- the LOC110670492 gene encoding proline-rich receptor-like protein kinase PERK2, producing MDSPPHSPQTSPLQVSPLAMRPPNPDSPPQQTPPPPSTTTYKRKIRSKSTRPMASAPPLAKRTEPPTTPLSEPPPKNPKTSTSTRHEAGVSTSTPQAKSPSSSKKQMSAASQVSKLPWPLPDAAHKAAFKRLKERRVQPTRYISVDALQSVGLFDNVVAYLDGYHVQG